One genomic window of Nasonia vitripennis strain AsymCx chromosome 1 unlocalized genomic scaffold, Nvit_psr_1.1 chr1_random0013, whole genome shotgun sequence includes the following:
- the LOC100114554 gene encoding GTP-binding protein 2 translates to MESFLDLFDTGESKPSRSKSWDDSENEENDTSDSSNSSNSTFEDNEERLPPEPEQGNVEYKLKLINPSSQRFEHLVTQMKWRLQEGHGEAIYQIGVEDNGKLAGLSRDDMKASLKTLRDMAARLGATTNVLRERSTHPKSNNKRAKAKNNKSEEKRVAEVLIRKIRKDDREECVIDLRLAVMGGQDAGKSTLLGVLTQGELDNGRGRSRLNMLRHLHEIKSGRTSSISHEIIGFDNEGHVLNYAELTTAEEICEHASKVVTFIDLAGHRKYLRTTLLGLTGYSPHYVMLVVAPPVNEVVQEHVALCLALRLPFFVVLTKVDLGYCDPRETITQLESIARIQGCNKNFVLRSNNNGDAQSNDPDIIPVFPVSCVTGEGLDELTRFIRDLSPMDTVPPDSDPDACLFQIDETFRVAGSSEPVLGGLLVKGAIALGTRLLVGPSPKGEFSPVKVVSLHRNKAPCCLVRASQSASLTLAPPTKRDPPLPHLRPGMVLVSIRDHPRATLFFQATVIVVYHATAIYPGFQATVHIGNVRQTCVIEGIMEIKKGGLQTNDTASVLFRFLSHPEYLHVDMRLLLREGRTKAIGKITQVFPLED, encoded by the exons ATGGAGTCGTTCTTAGACCTTTTTGACACTGGGGAGAGCAAGCCGAGTAGGAGCAAGAGCTGGGATGATTCGGAGAATGAGGAGAACGATACCTCCGActccagcaacagcagcaacagcaccTTCGAGGACAACGAGGAGAGGCTGCCTCCTGAGCCGGAGCAAGGCAACGTAGAGTACAAACTGAAACTGATCAATCCATCCAGCCAGAGGTTCGAACACCTGGTCACGCAGATGAAATGGCGTCTGCAGGAGGGCCATGGAGAGGCCATCTACCAGATTG GCGTCGAGGATAACGGAAAACTGGCAGGTTTATCGAGAGACGATATGAAGGCTTCCCTGAAAACTCTGAGAGACATGGCCGCGAGACTGGGCGCTACGACGAACGTGCTTCGCGAGCGTTCGACCcatccgaaatccaacaacaAGCGAGCGAAGGCGAAAAATAACAAGAGCGAGGAGAAGAGGGTAGCCGAGGTTCTGATTCGCAAGATTAGAAAGGACGACCGCGAGGAGTGCGTGATCGACCTGCGACTGGCGGTGATGGGTGGACAGGATGCCGGGAAATCGACTCTGCTAG GCGTATTGACACAAGGAGAGCTGGACAATGGCCGGGGGAGATCGAGACTAAACATGCTTCGACACTTGCACGAGATAAAATCAGGACGGACCTCGTCGATATCTCACGAGATTATAGGTTTCGATAACGAGGGACACGTGCTGAATTACGCCGAACTGACAACAGCCGAGGAAATTTGCGAGCATGCTTCAAAAGTCGTTACTTTCATAGATTTAGCCGGTCACAGAAAGTATCTGAGGACGACACTACTAGGATTAACAG GCTATTCACCTCATTACGTGATGCTAGTCGTTGCACCTCCCGTCAACGAAGTTGTGCAAGAACACGTGGCCTTGTGCTTGGCCTTACGCTTACCTTTCTTCGTCGTCCTTACTAAGGTTGACTTAGGCTATTGCGATCCTCGCGAAACCATTACTCAATTGGAGAGTATTGCGAGGATACAGGGCTGCAACAAAAACTTTGTCCTACGCAGTAACAACAACGGAGATGCTCAGAGCAATGACCCTGACATAATACCAGTATTTCCTGTTAGCTGTGTGACGGGTGAAGGATTAGATGAATTAACGAGATTCATACGAGATTTATCTCCAATGGATACAGTACCCCCTGATTCAGATCCTGACGCTTGCTTATTTCAAATAGATGAAACATTCAg AGTGGCAGGATCTTCAGAGCCAGTGCTAGGCGGACTACTGGTCAAAGGAGCGATCGCCTTGGGAACGCGACTATTGGTCGGTCCATCTCCGAAAGGAGAGTTTAGTCCAGTCAAAGTTGTCAGTCTGCACCGGAACAAGGCGCCATGCTGTCTTGTCCGAGCATCTCAGAGCGCCAGTTTAACACTAGCCCCTCCGACTAAAAGAGACCCTCCTCTACCGCATCTACGCCCTGGTATGGTATTAGTCTCTATTCGAGATCACCCTCGAGCAACTCTCTTTTTCCAG GCAACTGTGATAGTTGTATATCACGCTACTGCAATTTACCCAGGTTTCCAAGCAACAGTTCACATAGGTAATGTCCGGCAAACTTGCGTTATAGAGGGAATAATGGAGATAAAAAAAGGCGGTTTACAAACAAACGATACTGCATCAGTATTGTTCAGATTTCTGAGTCACCCAGAGTATTTGCATGTTGACATGCGTCTACTCTTACGGGAAGGTCGTACAAAGGCTATTGGGAAAATAACTCAAGTTTTTCCCTTAGaagattaa
- the LOC100114593 gene encoding serine protease persephone isoform X2, with the protein MYRQSPRLIKLGASARGDFSSRGAFRPTERATIGYTSNTFDTRTFLVIHYWLSLFDEPEASAEFDVIKSIFRRRVWPELKRERERERERERERERERERDMYTEIRSAATALSVYLSLLMLLPSIAADELYEGSACRMEDGSAGICKPLPSCPMRIKEVMEGKRFSTSTGRCTFENFVEIVCCPLAEARTTTTSSIEPNINDVLGLRPADVACHEYENEIIGEDGQKVNPNIFNGERAAAGEFPYMVALGYQPDKTNPSLIRYNCGGTLISVRHVLTAAHCVNNINNFVPVEVRLGAVDLNDNSAYVQRIQVGEIISHPRYKRSLNYYDIAIIKLRRAINVSNNVMPICLQTKPIPNLQQLVNMSLVVTGWGATSFENEGSADLQKTPSLQMIDKIECSVAYRGFSKLPNGLDGSMICVLDKNVTRRADACQGDSGGPLLLLSMVSSTVLGVTSFGQSCGSSIPAIYTSVIFYLDWIEDMVWPDKKRP; encoded by the exons ATGTATAGGCAATCCCCACGACTGATAAAACtcggcgcgagcgcgcgcggcgatttCAGTTCGCGCGGTGCGTTTCGACCAACCGAACGTGCGACGATCGGTTACACATCGAACACCTTCGATACGCGCACTTTCCTCGTTATACACTACTGGCTCTCACTCTTTGATGAGCCGGAGGCAAGCGCAGAGTTCGACGTGataaaatcgatttttcgaaGACGAGTGTGGCCGGagctcaagagagagagagagagagagagagagagagagagagagagagagagagagagagagagagacatgtACACGGAGATTAGAAGCGCCGCGACGGCGCTGAGCGTCTACCTGTCGCTCCTGATGCTGTTGCCGAGCATCGCAGCCGACGAGCTCTACG AGGGCAGCGCTTGCAGGATGGAGGACGGCAGCGCGGGCATATGCAAGCCCCTGCCGAGTTGTCCCATGCGGATCAAGGAGGTCATGGAGGGCAAGCGATTCTCCACCTCGACTGGACGCTGTACCTTCGAGAACTTCGTGGAGATCGTTTGCTGCCCGCTCGCGGAGGCCAGGACCACCACGACGTCCAGCATCGAGCCCAATATCAACGACGTGCTTGGACTGCGACCTGCTGACGTAG CCTGCCACGAGTACGAGAATGAAATCATCGGCGAGGACGGCCAGAAGGTGAATCCCAACATCTTCAATGGTGAACGTGCGGCCGCGGGGGAGTTCCCCTACATGGTGGCATTGGGATACCAGCCCGACAAGACGAATCCCTCGCTCATCCGGTACAACTGCGGCGGGACCCTTATCTCCGTCAGACACGTCTTGACCGCAGCCCACTGCGTTAACAACATCAACAACTTTGTACCTGTTGAG GTGAGACTGGGTGCTGTTGACCTGAATGACAACTCCGCCTACGTCCAGCGAATCCAAGTAGGCGAGATAATATCACACCCAAGGTACAAGCGCAGCTTGAACTACTACGACATCGCCATCATCAAGTTGAGAAGAGCGATCAACGTGTCGAACAACGTCATGCCGATTTGCTTGCAAACGAAACCGATACCCAATCTGCAACAGCTGGTGAACATGTCGCTCGTTGTCACCGGCTGGGGCGCGACCAGCTTCGAGAACGAGGGATCGGCTGATCTCCAGAAGACTCCTAGTCTACA AATGATCGACAAAATCGAGTGCAGCGTAGCGTACAGGGGCTTCTCAAAGTTGCCCAATGGTCTGGACGGGAGTATGATTTGCGTACTAGACAAGAACGTGACGAGGCGAGCAGATGCCTGTCAGGGCGACAGCGGCGGTCCTCTTTTGCTGCTATCGATGGTGTCGAGCACCGTTCTCGGAGTCACCTCCTTCGGCCAGAGCTGTGGCAGCTCCATACCAGCCATCTATACATCCGTTATATTCTACCTTGACTGGATCGAAGATATGGTCTGGCCCGACAAAAAACGACCCTGA
- the LOC100114593 gene encoding serine protease persephone isoform X1 produces MYRQSPRLIKLGASARGDFSSRGAFRPTERATIGYTSNTFDTRTFLVIHYWLSLFDEPEASAEFDVIKSIFRRRVWPELKRERERERERERERERERERDMYTEIRSAATALSVYLSLLMLLPSIAADELYGSLSEGSACRMEDGSAGICKPLPSCPMRIKEVMEGKRFSTSTGRCTFENFVEIVCCPLAEARTTTTSSIEPNINDVLGLRPADVACHEYENEIIGEDGQKVNPNIFNGERAAAGEFPYMVALGYQPDKTNPSLIRYNCGGTLISVRHVLTAAHCVNNINNFVPVEVRLGAVDLNDNSAYVQRIQVGEIISHPRYKRSLNYYDIAIIKLRRAINVSNNVMPICLQTKPIPNLQQLVNMSLVVTGWGATSFENEGSADLQKTPSLQMIDKIECSVAYRGFSKLPNGLDGSMICVLDKNVTRRADACQGDSGGPLLLLSMVSSTVLGVTSFGQSCGSSIPAIYTSVIFYLDWIEDMVWPDKKRP; encoded by the exons ATGTATAGGCAATCCCCACGACTGATAAAACtcggcgcgagcgcgcgcggcgatttCAGTTCGCGCGGTGCGTTTCGACCAACCGAACGTGCGACGATCGGTTACACATCGAACACCTTCGATACGCGCACTTTCCTCGTTATACACTACTGGCTCTCACTCTTTGATGAGCCGGAGGCAAGCGCAGAGTTCGACGTGataaaatcgatttttcgaaGACGAGTGTGGCCGGagctcaagagagagagagagagagagagagagagagagagagagagagagagagagagagagagagacatgtACACGGAGATTAGAAGCGCCGCGACGGCGCTGAGCGTCTACCTGTCGCTCCTGATGCTGTTGCCGAGCATCGCAGCCGACGAGCTCTACG GCTCGCTTTCAGAGGGCAGCGCTTGCAGGATGGAGGACGGCAGCGCGGGCATATGCAAGCCCCTGCCGAGTTGTCCCATGCGGATCAAGGAGGTCATGGAGGGCAAGCGATTCTCCACCTCGACTGGACGCTGTACCTTCGAGAACTTCGTGGAGATCGTTTGCTGCCCGCTCGCGGAGGCCAGGACCACCACGACGTCCAGCATCGAGCCCAATATCAACGACGTGCTTGGACTGCGACCTGCTGACGTAG CCTGCCACGAGTACGAGAATGAAATCATCGGCGAGGACGGCCAGAAGGTGAATCCCAACATCTTCAATGGTGAACGTGCGGCCGCGGGGGAGTTCCCCTACATGGTGGCATTGGGATACCAGCCCGACAAGACGAATCCCTCGCTCATCCGGTACAACTGCGGCGGGACCCTTATCTCCGTCAGACACGTCTTGACCGCAGCCCACTGCGTTAACAACATCAACAACTTTGTACCTGTTGAG GTGAGACTGGGTGCTGTTGACCTGAATGACAACTCCGCCTACGTCCAGCGAATCCAAGTAGGCGAGATAATATCACACCCAAGGTACAAGCGCAGCTTGAACTACTACGACATCGCCATCATCAAGTTGAGAAGAGCGATCAACGTGTCGAACAACGTCATGCCGATTTGCTTGCAAACGAAACCGATACCCAATCTGCAACAGCTGGTGAACATGTCGCTCGTTGTCACCGGCTGGGGCGCGACCAGCTTCGAGAACGAGGGATCGGCTGATCTCCAGAAGACTCCTAGTCTACA AATGATCGACAAAATCGAGTGCAGCGTAGCGTACAGGGGCTTCTCAAAGTTGCCCAATGGTCTGGACGGGAGTATGATTTGCGTACTAGACAAGAACGTGACGAGGCGAGCAGATGCCTGTCAGGGCGACAGCGGCGGTCCTCTTTTGCTGCTATCGATGGTGTCGAGCACCGTTCTCGGAGTCACCTCCTTCGGCCAGAGCTGTGGCAGCTCCATACCAGCCATCTATACATCCGTTATATTCTACCTTGACTGGATCGAAGATATGGTCTGGCCCGACAAAAAACGACCCTGA
- the LOC100114593 gene encoding serine protease persephone isoform X3 codes for MVALGYQPDKTNPSLIRYNCGGTLISVRHVLTAAHCVNNINNFVPVEVRLGAVDLNDNSAYVQRIQVGEIISHPRYKRSLNYYDIAIIKLRRAINVSNNVMPICLQTKPIPNLQQLVNMSLVVTGWGATSFENEGSADLQKTPSLQMIDKIECSVAYRGFSKLPNGLDGSMICVLDKNVTRRADACQGDSGGPLLLLSMVSSTVLGVTSFGQSCGSSIPAIYTSVIFYLDWIEDMVWPDKKRP; via the exons ATGGTGGCATTGGGATACCAGCCCGACAAGACGAATCCCTCGCTCATCCGGTACAACTGCGGCGGGACCCTTATCTCCGTCAGACACGTCTTGACCGCAGCCCACTGCGTTAACAACATCAACAACTTTGTACCTGTTGAG GTGAGACTGGGTGCTGTTGACCTGAATGACAACTCCGCCTACGTCCAGCGAATCCAAGTAGGCGAGATAATATCACACCCAAGGTACAAGCGCAGCTTGAACTACTACGACATCGCCATCATCAAGTTGAGAAGAGCGATCAACGTGTCGAACAACGTCATGCCGATTTGCTTGCAAACGAAACCGATACCCAATCTGCAACAGCTGGTGAACATGTCGCTCGTTGTCACCGGCTGGGGCGCGACCAGCTTCGAGAACGAGGGATCGGCTGATCTCCAGAAGACTCCTAGTCTACA AATGATCGACAAAATCGAGTGCAGCGTAGCGTACAGGGGCTTCTCAAAGTTGCCCAATGGTCTGGACGGGAGTATGATTTGCGTACTAGACAAGAACGTGACGAGGCGAGCAGATGCCTGTCAGGGCGACAGCGGCGGTCCTCTTTTGCTGCTATCGATGGTGTCGAGCACCGTTCTCGGAGTCACCTCCTTCGGCCAGAGCTGTGGCAGCTCCATACCAGCCATCTATACATCCGTTATATTCTACCTTGACTGGATCGAAGATATGGTCTGGCCCGACAAAAAACGACCCTGA
- the LOC107981604 gene encoding uncharacterized protein LOC107981604, with protein sequence MSKEDGGSPLICPLKTDPKKYVQVAIVSWGIKCGSDLYSEFITTVSCMYVLELMNNLYYCTIWTTLFTNISNRNDL encoded by the exons ATGAGCAAG GAAGACGGAGGCAGTCCACTTATATGTCCCTTGAAAACGGATCCCAAAAAATACGTGCAGGTCGCTATTGTGTCCTGGGGCATCAAGTGTGGTAGCGATCTATACTCGGAGTTTATTACGACAGTATCTTGCATGTATGTTCTTGAATTGATGAACAACTTATATTATTGCACGATTTGGACAACTCTATTTACGAACATCAGCAATAGAAACGACCTATGA